Proteins encoded together in one Chitinophaga lutea window:
- a CDS encoding PAS domain S-box protein, which yields MINLFSPLRTVLMYFLFGVVWILTTDSLLRWISENMPSFFWQSQKVKGIIFVTISASILYWLLQKYLKSLQSSEMAYMSIFKTSPNPMWLYDAETFHFIEVNDAAITTYGYSREEFRRMTILDIRPAEDIEKFMSGNHPAGSGFIPGTAWRHLKKDGSIIYVDIQAFHTEYKEKHVVVVSSRNITDKYLADQALSEQQQLLSTIINSTDDLIWAVDNNTRLVAFNNAFKNTIQQLTGIEAKPGVRVRDAEGEAEYKKWQQYYEDSLAGKKQILEEVREMDNGVVYAEITMDPIIVDDHVIGVACFAHNITKRKEQELALTKVLERYDIVNMATNDVIWDWDLVNNTVVWNQNMQLQFGYEEVPDEVGWWEQRIHPDDVDEVLKSLYERIASKLSAWKMEYRFRHHNGTYRHVKDRGFAMYNEEGKAVRMIGAIQDVEDKKQYIEELKKVAQLSSHSLRRPVASMLGIVDLLNKEDFAHPDNAPLLGLVEKVAHEMDSMLHVVAEKCNRIFRQTEEV from the coding sequence ATGATCAACCTATTCTCCCCCCTACGGACCGTATTGATGTATTTCCTTTTCGGCGTCGTTTGGATATTGACGACAGATTCCCTGCTGCGCTGGATATCCGAAAATATGCCTTCTTTTTTCTGGCAGAGCCAAAAAGTGAAAGGGATTATTTTTGTAACCATATCAGCCTCCATCCTGTACTGGCTATTGCAAAAATACCTTAAATCGCTGCAGAGTTCGGAAATGGCCTATATGAGCATTTTTAAAACCAGTCCCAACCCGATGTGGCTGTACGATGCGGAAACCTTTCACTTTATTGAAGTCAACGATGCTGCCATCACCACATACGGCTACAGCCGGGAAGAATTCCGGCGAATGACCATCCTCGATATCCGCCCGGCGGAAGATATCGAAAAGTTCATGAGCGGCAACCACCCGGCCGGTTCAGGTTTTATTCCCGGTACGGCATGGCGCCATCTGAAAAAAGACGGTTCCATCATCTATGTAGACATCCAGGCGTTTCATACGGAATACAAAGAGAAACATGTGGTGGTGGTCAGCAGCCGTAACATCACCGACAAGTACCTGGCAGACCAGGCATTAAGTGAGCAGCAGCAGCTACTCAGCACCATCATCAACAGTACCGACGACCTGATCTGGGCGGTCGACAACAACACCCGTTTGGTTGCGTTTAACAATGCCTTTAAAAACACCATCCAACAGCTGACAGGTATCGAAGCAAAACCTGGCGTCCGCGTGAGGGATGCGGAAGGAGAAGCGGAATACAAAAAATGGCAGCAGTATTACGAAGACAGCCTTGCCGGCAAGAAACAGATACTGGAAGAAGTACGTGAAATGGATAATGGTGTAGTATACGCGGAAATTACCATGGATCCCATCATCGTAGACGACCATGTTATAGGGGTGGCTTGTTTTGCCCACAACATCACGAAAAGAAAAGAACAGGAATTAGCGCTGACGAAGGTGCTGGAGCGATACGACATCGTGAACATGGCCACCAATGACGTCATCTGGGACTGGGACCTTGTCAACAATACCGTCGTCTGGAACCAGAACATGCAGCTGCAGTTCGGCTACGAAGAGGTCCCTGACGAAGTAGGCTGGTGGGAACAAAGAATACATCCGGACGATGTGGATGAAGTATTGAAAAGCCTGTATGAGAGAATAGCGTCCAAATTGAGCGCCTGGAAAATGGAATACCGGTTCCGCCATCACAACGGCACTTACCGGCATGTAAAAGACCGGGGATTTGCCATGTACAATGAAGAAGGAAAGGCTGTTCGCATGATCGGCGCCATACAGGATGTAGAAGACAAAAAGCAGTACATCGAAGAACTGAAAAAAGTAGCTCAACTGAGCTCCCACAGCCTGCGCAGGCCAGTGGCTTCCATGCTCGGCATCGTGGATCTGCTTAATAAGGAAGACTTCGCCCACCCGGACAATGCGCCCCTGCTGGGGCTTGTAGAAAAAGTAGCGCACGAGATGGACAGCATGCTACATGTGGTGGCGGAAAAATGCAACCGTATCTTCCGGCAAACCGAGGAAGTGTAA
- a CDS encoding alpha-L-fucosidase, which yields MKIKTGILALALTFSAGVSAQEVPLKYGAQYTGKRTDEAMNKWRGNRFGQFIHWGLYAIPGGVWNGKTYNYAAEFLKSSAKIPTSTWDSLMYQFNPVKFNARQWAKMAKQMGARYMTITTKHHEGFCLWPSQYTDFNIGNTPYKKDILKELVEAYNAEGIDVNFYYSVLDWHHPDWRYDIKSPEDSVAFRRFLQFASGQLRELATNYPTVKAFWFDGTWDNSIKKNGWWTLEVEQMLKKIRPGAVVNSRLRADDFGKRHIDSNGKLMGDYESGYERRLPNPVKDVQVTRWDWEACMTVPENQWGYHKDWSVSHVKSPLELLEMLVHTTSMGGNFLLNFGPAGDGSIRAEEQHIARTIGAWMQQNGQVIYDCDYAGWEKQDWGYFTKPRTGNIVNMVVFNIPVNGLLKVKVPAGTKISKATLAGKNVKVEEIAKDQFFIHLPQQAYKMPPVIVLEAVGGAKTNAQYQEAKT from the coding sequence ATGAAGATAAAAACAGGCATTTTAGCGCTGGCACTGACCTTCAGTGCCGGCGTTTCAGCACAGGAAGTTCCGTTGAAGTATGGCGCCCAGTACACGGGCAAACGTACCGACGAAGCCATGAACAAATGGCGCGGCAACCGCTTCGGGCAATTCATCCACTGGGGATTGTACGCCATCCCCGGCGGGGTGTGGAACGGTAAAACGTATAACTATGCGGCGGAGTTCCTGAAGTCGAGCGCCAAAATACCCACCTCCACCTGGGATTCGCTGATGTACCAGTTCAACCCGGTGAAATTCAACGCCCGCCAATGGGCGAAGATGGCCAAACAGATGGGCGCGCGGTATATGACCATCACTACCAAACACCACGAAGGGTTTTGCCTCTGGCCTAGCCAATACACCGATTTTAATATCGGCAACACACCGTATAAAAAAGACATTCTCAAAGAACTGGTGGAAGCGTACAATGCCGAAGGCATCGATGTGAATTTTTATTATTCGGTGCTCGACTGGCATCACCCGGACTGGCGGTACGATATCAAATCGCCGGAAGACAGTGTGGCCTTCCGCCGTTTCCTGCAGTTCGCCTCCGGCCAGTTGCGCGAGCTGGCCACCAATTACCCGACCGTTAAAGCGTTCTGGTTCGACGGTACCTGGGACAATTCCATCAAAAAGAACGGCTGGTGGACGCTGGAGGTGGAGCAGATGCTGAAAAAGATCCGGCCCGGCGCGGTGGTGAACAGCCGTCTGCGCGCCGATGATTTCGGCAAACGACACATCGATTCCAACGGTAAGCTGATGGGGGATTATGAATCCGGTTACGAACGCCGCCTGCCGAACCCGGTTAAAGACGTACAGGTCACCAGGTGGGATTGGGAAGCCTGTATGACGGTGCCCGAAAACCAGTGGGGGTACCATAAAGACTGGTCGGTGAGCCACGTGAAAAGCCCGCTTGAACTGCTGGAAATGCTGGTGCATACCACTTCCATGGGCGGCAACTTTCTGCTGAATTTCGGGCCTGCCGGCGACGGCAGCATCCGTGCGGAAGAACAGCACATCGCGCGTACCATCGGGGCGTGGATGCAGCAGAACGGGCAGGTGATCTATGATTGTGATTACGCCGGCTGGGAGAAGCAGGACTGGGGATATTTCACCAAACCCCGCACCGGCAACATCGTCAACATGGTGGTGTTCAACATCCCGGTGAACGGTTTGCTGAAAGTGAAAGTGCCCGCCGGCACAAAAATTTCCAAAGCCACGCTGGCGGGAAAAAATGTGAAGGTCGAAGAAATCGCGAAAGACCAGTTTTTTATTCACCTGCCGCAACAGGCGTACAAAATGCCGCCTGTGATTGTGCTGGAGGCGGTGGGTGGCGCCAAAACCAACGCGCAGTACCAGGAAGCAAAAACCTAA
- a CDS encoding RagB/SusD family nutrient uptake outer membrane protein: protein MRKKNLHTLFFGTAAAMMLFAACTKKGDGFLDKTDTGTINEEKTFADSALTMQFLNGIYRNLSYTYFLDNGLFGGGLWSFSDATDDSEIRWGGAVAQTAQAYNSSTFSGVAEFARMRNDHWNTPYTNIRRVNIFLGNVDKGPLSEARKQLAKAEARFLRAYYYFHLVRTHGGVPLIGDKLYTLTDDFTQPRASFEECVAYVVKEMEEAAAVLPTEQLGGEYGRPTKGAALAVKAKMLLLAASPLFNGGNLGQTAEQKKVLGYESASNDRWKLAADAFKAVMNLNMYELIEDNVTRPGNGFYSTFIQRKNKEHVFQIMQGNNRFMENMLLPSTRGGQTYSFPTQQLVDAFPMANGKRIADASSGYNAARPYEGRDPRFYLSILYNGAPWLLSTNNRKDPVWLYLLAPQDGLNTNSNSTRTGYLWRKMMDENAGGSYGVTPTRCLTPIRYAEILLDYAEALNEHSGPVADVYTAVEAIRRRAGLNPYQLPAGLTKETMRDAIRNERRVELAFEEGHRFFDLLRWKTFDQAGAGDMFGMRITKNGDNFTYERFAFEKRTFSSPQMYFMPVPQSEINKMPELVQNPGW from the coding sequence ATGAGAAAAAAGAATTTGCATACTTTATTTTTCGGAACGGCGGCAGCGATGATGCTGTTTGCAGCCTGCACCAAGAAAGGCGACGGTTTCCTGGACAAGACCGATACCGGCACCATCAACGAGGAAAAAACCTTCGCGGACAGTGCGCTGACCATGCAGTTCCTCAACGGCATTTACCGTAACCTGTCTTACACCTACTTTCTCGACAACGGTTTGTTCGGCGGCGGCCTCTGGTCGTTCTCCGATGCCACCGACGACTCTGAAATCCGCTGGGGCGGCGCCGTGGCGCAAACCGCGCAGGCTTACAACTCCTCTACTTTCTCGGGTGTGGCGGAGTTCGCCAGGATGCGCAACGATCACTGGAACACGCCTTATACCAACATACGCCGGGTCAACATTTTCCTGGGGAACGTAGACAAGGGGCCGTTGTCTGAAGCCAGGAAACAGCTCGCCAAAGCCGAAGCCCGCTTCCTGCGCGCCTATTATTATTTCCACCTGGTGCGTACGCACGGCGGCGTACCCCTGATCGGCGACAAGCTGTATACGCTGACGGACGACTTCACCCAACCGCGTGCTTCCTTCGAAGAATGTGTGGCTTACGTGGTGAAAGAAATGGAAGAAGCAGCGGCCGTACTGCCCACCGAACAACTGGGCGGCGAATACGGCCGGCCCACCAAAGGCGCGGCGCTGGCTGTGAAAGCCAAAATGCTGCTGCTGGCCGCCAGCCCGCTGTTCAACGGGGGCAACCTCGGCCAGACCGCGGAGCAGAAAAAAGTGCTGGGTTATGAAAGCGCCTCCAACGACCGCTGGAAACTGGCGGCCGATGCTTTCAAAGCAGTGATGAACCTGAACATGTACGAGCTCATTGAAGACAATGTCACCCGGCCCGGTAACGGTTTTTACAGCACCTTCATCCAGCGTAAGAATAAGGAGCACGTGTTCCAGATCATGCAGGGCAATAACCGTTTTATGGAAAATATGCTGCTGCCCAGTACGCGCGGCGGACAAACGTACAGTTTCCCGACGCAGCAGCTGGTAGACGCGTTTCCCATGGCCAACGGCAAAAGGATCGCCGATGCAAGCAGCGGGTACAATGCCGCCAGGCCGTACGAAGGCCGCGATCCGAGGTTTTATTTGTCCATCCTGTATAACGGCGCCCCCTGGCTGCTGAGCACCAACAACCGGAAAGATCCGGTATGGCTCTACCTGCTGGCGCCGCAGGACGGGCTGAATACCAATTCCAACTCCACCCGCACCGGTTACCTGTGGCGGAAAATGATGGACGAAAATGCCGGCGGTTCCTATGGTGTAACGCCCACCCGCTGTCTCACGCCGATCCGTTACGCGGAGATCCTGCTGGATTATGCCGAAGCATTGAACGAGCACAGCGGCCCTGTTGCCGACGTGTATACCGCGGTGGAAGCCATCCGCCGCCGTGCCGGCCTGAACCCGTACCAGCTGCCCGCAGGCCTCACCAAAGAAACGATGCGCGACGCCATCCGGAACGAAAGAAGGGTAGAGCTGGCCTTTGAGGAAGGTCATCGCTTCTTCGACCTGCTTCGCTGGAAAACTTTCGACCAGGCAGGCGCCGGGGATATGTTCGGGATGCGTATCACAAAAAATGGTGATAATTTTACCTATGAGCGGTTCGCTTTCGAGAAAAGAACGTTCAGCAGCCCTCAGATGTATTTTATGCCCGTACCACAGTCCGAAATCAATAAAATGCCGGAACTGGTGCAGAACCCGGGATGGTAA